One Gelria sp. Kuro-4 DNA segment encodes these proteins:
- a CDS encoding aspartate aminotransferase family protein, with protein MLTMYERAQKVFPPAAGRSTQLGVVRAEGAYVYTEDGRRYLDFASGVAVANTGHRHPAVVHAAEEQLKKAIHVGHNVAWYEPYVTLGERLVAATGGDTMVYFSNSGAEANEGAVKLAKYVTRRPAVIAFKGAFHGRTLGTISLTTSNSAYRKHYEGLLPSVYFADYPYCYRCPFGQEAGQCDFACTQQFTKIFKHLVDPEEVAAIIMEPVAGEGGYIVPPVEFVRAVRQVCNEHGIKLIFDEIQTGFGRTGRLFAHEHFGVRPDIMSVAKGIASGFPLSAVIGKRELMEKWPAGAHGGTFGGNPVACAAAVATLDLLQGGLVENARVQGAYFMARLQELKERFSCLGDLRGLGLMIGAEFVGPHKEPATDLVRHLQAACLERGLILLNCGADKNVIRFIAPLIVTKEQIDQATEILGEALATVASR; from the coding sequence GTGCGTGCCGAGGGCGCCTATGTCTATACCGAGGACGGACGCCGGTACCTGGACTTTGCAAGCGGCGTGGCAGTGGCGAACACCGGGCATAGGCACCCGGCGGTAGTGCACGCGGCGGAGGAGCAGCTCAAGAAGGCCATTCACGTCGGCCATAACGTGGCCTGGTACGAACCGTACGTGACGCTCGGCGAGCGGCTGGTCGCGGCCACCGGCGGCGACACCATGGTCTACTTCAGCAACAGCGGCGCCGAGGCCAACGAGGGCGCGGTGAAACTGGCCAAGTACGTCACGCGGCGGCCGGCCGTGATCGCCTTCAAGGGCGCCTTCCACGGGCGTACTCTGGGGACAATTTCCCTTACCACCTCGAACTCCGCCTACCGCAAACACTACGAGGGCCTGCTTCCCAGCGTCTACTTCGCCGACTACCCCTACTGCTACCGCTGCCCCTTCGGGCAAGAAGCAGGCCAGTGCGACTTTGCCTGCACCCAGCAGTTCACGAAGATCTTCAAGCACTTGGTGGATCCGGAAGAGGTGGCGGCCATCATCATGGAACCGGTGGCCGGCGAGGGCGGCTACATCGTTCCGCCGGTCGAGTTCGTGCGCGCGGTACGGCAGGTGTGCAATGAACATGGGATTAAGCTGATCTTTGACGAAATCCAGACCGGTTTCGGCCGCACGGGGCGCCTCTTTGCCCACGAACACTTCGGCGTCCGGCCGGACATCATGTCGGTGGCCAAAGGCATCGCTTCCGGCTTCCCCCTGAGTGCCGTCATCGGCAAGCGGGAACTCATGGAAAAGTGGCCGGCCGGGGCGCACGGCGGCACCTTCGGCGGCAACCCGGTGGCCTGCGCGGCGGCCGTAGCCACCCTGGACCTCCTGCAGGGTGGGCTGGTGGAGAACGCGCGCGTGCAGGGCGCCTACTTCATGGCGCGCCTTCAAGAGCTCAAGGAGCGTTTCAGTTGCTTGGGCGACCTGCGCGGCCTTGGCCTCATGATCGGTGCCGAGTTTGTGGGCCCCCACAAGGAGCCGGCTACCGACCTGGTGAGGCACCTGCAGGCGGCCTGCCTGGAACGCGGCCTGATCCTCCTCAACTGCGGCGCTGACAAGAACGTCATCCGGTTCATCGCACCCCTCATCGTCACAAAAGAACAGATCGATCAAGCTACAGAAATTCTTGGAGAGGCCCTAGCTACTGTGGCGAGCAGATAA
- a CDS encoding aldehyde ferredoxin oxidoreductase C-terminal domain-containing protein has translation MCCVFQSGLGPSNSCFWGSGGRGGIVDEEALYAVLTSGHLGGFSGEVMETEPSVKSKPFNLPNVVVTPHIGGNTHEAQQHIGLRLVQEVKKIIAPRATQSVTPSPASAAGLFPEDHTLTRYQCTAGRWIDRRPAARARVYLEDKCKWLGGLGRQRGYLINKEELIMVGGYTGKILRVNLTEGKTWTEDLDLGAARRFVGGSGLAAKYLFEETGAGTDPLGPDNLLIFMTGPFTGTIVPNSGRHAVVARSPLTGIWGEGDVGGTWGVMLKRAGYDGILIKGRADDPVYLWVNENGVEIRSARHLWGKDTFETAELLKAETHSKAVISSIGPAGENLVKLAVVMSDGRDARAAGRGGLGAVMGSKNLKALAVYGTKRLPVADAESLKGLTKEMARTIAERTQGMARFGTAGGLQAMEELGDLPIRNWYQGSWPEGAAKIGGQRMAESILTRNYHCGACVIGCGRVVKLGRGEYAGVEQGGPEYETLASLGALCLVDDLEAVALANEYCNRYGLDTISTGSAVAFAMECWEHGLITAKDTDGLKLEWGSAEAMLTLVQAIARRERLGRLLADGVRAAAQALGPRAEEYAIHVKGLEFPAHDPRAYNSVAVGYATSNRGACHLQGFTHMFEKSVTMPELGYDEIQDRFGVEGKGELTAKCQDLMCLMDALKMCKFSLSGGVKVTHMIKWLNYVTGWDVSLQEFLKTGERIFNLKRLYNVRCGSSCKDDTLPPRILTHKRGSGGAADNLPPLGKMLSEYYAYRGWSEEGIPTREKLRELGLKEYAIESIPY, from the coding sequence GTGTGCTGTGTCTTTCAGAGCGGTCTCGGCCCGAGCAATTCTTGCTTCTGGGGCAGCGGAGGACGGGGCGGCATTGTGGACGAAGAGGCGCTGTATGCCGTCCTTACCTCCGGGCACCTGGGCGGCTTTAGCGGTGAGGTGATGGAGACGGAGCCGTCGGTGAAGAGTAAGCCCTTCAACCTGCCCAACGTGGTGGTCACCCCGCACATTGGCGGTAACACCCACGAGGCTCAGCAGCACATTGGCTTAAGGTTGGTACAAGAAGTCAAGAAGATTATCGCACCGAGAGCGACCCAGTCGGTTACGCCAAGCCCTGCCTCAGCGGCGGGGCTTTTTCCCGAGGATCACACGCTGACTAGGTACCAATGCACTGCCGGAAGATGGATCGACAGGCGTCCGGCGGCTAGAGCCAGAGTGTACCTAGAGGATAAGTGTAAATGGCTGGGTGGTTTAGGCAGGCAACGAGGCTACTTGATTAATAAGGAGGAATTAATCATGGTCGGCGGTTACACCGGCAAGATTCTAAGGGTAAACTTGACAGAGGGTAAAACGTGGACCGAGGATTTGGACCTGGGTGCGGCGCGGAGGTTTGTTGGGGGGAGCGGCCTCGCTGCCAAGTATCTGTTCGAGGAAACCGGTGCTGGTACTGATCCCCTTGGGCCGGACAACTTGTTGATCTTTATGACGGGTCCCTTTACGGGTACAATCGTTCCGAATTCGGGCCGGCATGCCGTGGTGGCGCGCTCGCCCCTTACCGGGATCTGGGGCGAGGGGGACGTGGGTGGCACCTGGGGCGTCATGCTGAAACGAGCCGGGTATGATGGTATCCTCATCAAGGGCAGGGCCGACGATCCGGTGTACCTATGGGTTAACGAAAACGGGGTCGAAATCCGTTCGGCGCGGCATCTCTGGGGTAAAGACACGTTTGAGACGGCCGAACTGCTCAAGGCGGAAACCCACTCGAAGGCTGTCATAAGCTCCATCGGTCCTGCGGGCGAAAACCTGGTGAAGCTAGCCGTTGTAATGAGCGATGGGCGCGACGCCCGGGCGGCCGGGCGTGGTGGTCTGGGTGCCGTCATGGGGTCCAAGAACCTTAAAGCCCTTGCCGTCTATGGAACCAAACGGCTCCCGGTGGCTGACGCCGAAAGCCTTAAGGGGCTCACCAAAGAAATGGCCAGGACCATTGCGGAGCGAACCCAGGGTATGGCCCGCTTCGGCACGGCCGGCGGCCTCCAGGCCATGGAGGAGCTGGGCGACCTGCCCATCCGCAACTGGTATCAGGGCAGTTGGCCGGAAGGAGCAGCTAAGATTGGCGGCCAGCGTATGGCCGAGAGCATTCTGACACGGAATTACCACTGTGGAGCCTGTGTTATCGGTTGCGGCCGGGTAGTCAAGCTAGGCCGCGGGGAGTACGCCGGAGTCGAACAGGGTGGACCGGAGTACGAAACCCTGGCTTCACTTGGCGCCCTCTGCCTGGTGGATGACCTGGAAGCCGTAGCCCTGGCCAACGAATACTGCAACCGTTACGGGCTGGACACCATCTCCACCGGCTCTGCCGTCGCTTTTGCCATGGAGTGCTGGGAGCATGGCCTGATAACTGCGAAAGATACCGACGGGCTCAAGCTCGAGTGGGGAAGCGCTGAAGCAATGCTGACGCTGGTGCAGGCCATTGCCCGGCGCGAGAGGCTCGGCCGGCTGTTGGCGGACGGAGTCCGAGCGGCGGCCCAGGCTTTGGGTCCCCGGGCGGAGGAATACGCCATTCATGTCAAGGGCCTGGAATTTCCCGCGCATGACCCGCGTGCCTATAACAGCGTGGCGGTCGGGTATGCTACCTCGAACAGGGGAGCATGCCACCTGCAGGGCTTCACCCATATGTTCGAGAAGAGCGTCACCATGCCCGAGCTCGGCTACGACGAGATCCAGGATCGGTTCGGCGTTGAGGGCAAGGGTGAGCTGACGGCCAAGTGCCAAGACCTTATGTGCCTGATGGACGCACTAAAAATGTGCAAGTTCTCTTTGTCGGGCGGGGTGAAGGTCACCCACATGATCAAATGGCTCAATTACGTAACTGGTTGGGATGTTTCGCTACAGGAATTCCTCAAGACAGGGGAGCGCATCTTTAACCTAAAGCGCCTGTATAACGTGCGCTGCGGCAGCAGCTGCAAGGACGACACGCTGCCACCTCGCATCCTGACTCACAAGCGAGGGAGCGGCGGTGCAGCAGACAACCTGCCGCCCCTAGGCAAAATGCTCAGTGAATACTATGCCTACCGGGGTTGGAGCGAAGAAGGGATCCCAACGCGTGAAAAACTACGTGAACTCGGCCTTAAAGAGTATGCAATTGAATCTATCCCTTATTAA
- a CDS encoding ThiF family adenylyltransferase: MLPAESRYSRQILVPGIGVEGQKAIQEATAVVIGLGALGSTVANLLARAGVGTLRLVDRDFVDWTNLQRQGLYEEEDARKCLPKAVAAHRHLARVNSEIRYESIVADVNPGNIEQILSGATVVVDGLDNFYTRALVNEASVKMTIPWIHGACVSTYGTAATIVPGETACYNCLFPDAAAMTSANTCDTVGILGPVAFAVASWEAAEALKILAGRKEEVSRRLMFLDLWLNDVHFVPAERNLECRVCGRREFSLLDRNAPLTTTSLCGRNAIQVVPAVARSFDFESTVDRLKKAVPIESNQYLLKFKVGQCELVVFRDGRAIVFGTDDPKIAKSLYGRYIGG; the protein is encoded by the coding sequence TTGCTCCCTGCAGAATCCCGTTATTCCCGGCAGATTTTGGTTCCAGGAATCGGAGTGGAAGGGCAAAAGGCTATTCAGGAAGCGACGGCAGTAGTGATCGGTCTGGGAGCTTTGGGCAGCACCGTCGCCAACCTGCTCGCCCGGGCAGGGGTCGGGACCTTGAGACTGGTGGACCGGGATTTCGTCGACTGGACCAACCTGCAAAGACAGGGTCTGTACGAGGAAGAAGACGCCAGGAAGTGTCTGCCTAAAGCGGTGGCGGCGCACCGGCATCTTGCGCGTGTGAACTCGGAAATCCGTTACGAAAGCATTGTCGCCGATGTGAACCCGGGCAATATCGAACAGATACTGTCCGGAGCCACGGTTGTGGTGGACGGCCTGGACAACTTTTACACCCGGGCTCTGGTCAACGAGGCCAGCGTAAAAATGACCATCCCTTGGATTCACGGAGCCTGCGTCTCTACTTACGGGACCGCAGCCACAATTGTGCCCGGAGAGACCGCCTGCTACAACTGCCTTTTCCCAGATGCGGCTGCCATGACGTCGGCAAACACTTGTGATACTGTCGGCATCCTCGGTCCGGTGGCCTTTGCTGTGGCCTCCTGGGAGGCAGCTGAGGCGCTTAAGATACTGGCCGGCCGGAAAGAGGAGGTTTCCCGCCGGCTGATGTTTCTTGATCTGTGGCTCAATGACGTGCATTTTGTCCCAGCCGAACGCAATCTTGAGTGCCGGGTTTGCGGGCGCAGGGAGTTCAGCCTCCTTGACAGGAATGCTCCGCTTACAACGACCTCCCTCTGCGGCCGCAACGCCATCCAGGTGGTGCCTGCCGTCGCCCGCAGCTTTGACTTTGAGTCCACTGTGGATAGGTTGAAAAAGGCCGTCCCGATAGAAAGCAACCAGTATCTCCTTAAGTTCAAGGTCGGGCAATGTGAGCTGGTGGTTTTTCGAGACGGCAGGGCCATAGTGTTCGGTACGGATGACCCCAAAATCGCGAAAAGCCTCTACGGGAGGTATATCGGTGGCTGA
- a CDS encoding aminotransferase class V-fold PLP-dependent enzyme, producing the protein MAELMKDDFVYLDNAATTWPKPENVYKAVNDCLRELSANPGRSSHRLSIAAERTVDEARLTLAQFFHAPAPEHVVFTLNCTDSLNIALKGLLKPGSRVLTSPYEHNSVMRPLNNLRRAGVRVEVARGTADHQVDLDHWRELCGRGVDVAVVTHASNVTGRIQPVAAMAEAVHRSGGILVLDAAQTAGKTDINMAELGVDVLAAPGHKGLFGPMGVGVLIVGQDLRVKPFREGGSGVHSEDELQPEALPWALEAGTPNLPGIAGLTAGVRFIQSVGVESVAAKETELARALAAGLQTIPGVRLYCDPEDPQTGIVSFTVDGQDVALLGTILDQAFSIGVRAGLHCSPAAHKAVGTFPEGTLRASVGYFNSLPDVERLLTAVRQIRLV; encoded by the coding sequence GTGGCTGAGCTGATGAAAGATGACTTTGTGTATTTGGATAATGCCGCAACTACCTGGCCGAAGCCGGAAAATGTCTATAAGGCTGTGAATGACTGCCTGCGGGAGCTGAGTGCGAATCCGGGAAGATCGTCGCACCGGCTCTCCATCGCGGCGGAACGAACCGTTGATGAAGCCCGGTTAACCCTGGCTCAGTTCTTCCACGCACCTGCGCCGGAACACGTCGTCTTCACCCTGAACTGCACGGACTCTCTGAACATCGCCCTCAAAGGCCTCTTAAAACCCGGCAGCCGGGTCCTAACCAGTCCGTATGAGCACAACTCTGTGATGCGGCCCCTAAATAATCTGCGCCGGGCAGGTGTGAGGGTGGAGGTGGCGCGGGGAACGGCGGACCATCAAGTAGATCTCGACCACTGGCGGGAACTGTGCGGACGGGGGGTTGACGTCGCGGTGGTCACCCATGCTTCCAACGTAACCGGCCGCATTCAGCCGGTGGCAGCGATGGCCGAAGCCGTGCACCGGTCCGGCGGCATACTGGTCTTGGATGCGGCGCAAACCGCTGGAAAGACGGATATAAACATGGCGGAGCTGGGTGTGGACGTCCTGGCGGCTCCAGGGCACAAGGGGTTGTTCGGACCGATGGGCGTAGGCGTTTTGATCGTCGGCCAGGACCTGCGGGTAAAGCCCTTCCGCGAAGGCGGTTCCGGCGTGCATTCCGAAGACGAGCTCCAGCCCGAAGCTCTACCGTGGGCTTTAGAGGCCGGAACACCCAACCTACCCGGCATTGCGGGCCTTACGGCGGGGGTTCGCTTCATTCAATCCGTGGGCGTCGAGTCGGTGGCCGCCAAGGAAACGGAACTGGCGCGGGCTTTAGCCGCTGGGCTCCAAACCATCCCGGGAGTAAGGCTGTACTGTGACCCTGAAGACCCGCAAACGGGGATTGTCTCCTTTACCGTAGATGGGCAGGATGTAGCCCTCCTCGGAACAATACTCGACCAGGCCTTCAGCATCGGGGTAAGAGCGGGCCTGCATTGTTCACCGGCTGCTCATAAAGCCGTCGGCACGTTTCCCGAGGGGACGCTGCGGGCCAGCGTGGGCTACTTCAATTCCCTACCGGACGTCGAACGGCTGCTCACGGCCGTTCGCCAGATCCGCTTGGTGTAA
- a CDS encoding cytochrome c biogenesis CcdA family protein: protein MSALYSIAFLAGVVSFLSPCIVPMLTAYFSLILGLSPDRLNEVEAASKQRAAANTLFFSLAFTLVFTLAGGAAGTVGLFLLQYMTVFNWVGGIFLLLLALNLLGVRKLPHFSHVMPARLTAQAGRPSACFVGGLFFAIACSHCLGATLYSILLAAGATGSPSSGMLVMFLFSLGLAVPYLLVGLFLDRALPILKRNQVFTVITSRVSGAMLLFFAALLLSGRFTLLTSWAARILPFSLSLGM from the coding sequence GTGAGCGCTCTTTATAGCATCGCCTTCCTGGCCGGTGTCGTCTCGTTTCTTTCCCCGTGCATCGTCCCTATGCTCACCGCGTACTTCTCCTTGATTTTAGGCCTGTCACCTGACCGGTTGAACGAGGTTGAAGCAGCGTCTAAACAGCGCGCTGCGGCCAATACCCTCTTCTTCAGCCTGGCCTTCACGCTGGTCTTCACCCTGGCGGGAGGAGCCGCGGGTACAGTTGGTCTCTTCTTGCTGCAATACATGACAGTTTTCAACTGGGTGGGCGGCATCTTCTTGCTGCTCCTGGCCCTCAACCTCTTGGGTGTGAGGAAGCTCCCTCATTTCAGCCATGTTATGCCCGCCCGGCTCACGGCACAGGCCGGCAGGCCCTCGGCGTGCTTCGTGGGCGGGCTCTTCTTTGCCATCGCCTGCTCGCACTGCCTGGGGGCAACCCTCTACTCCATTCTGCTCGCCGCCGGCGCCACCGGCTCGCCGTCCTCAGGAATGCTGGTCATGTTCCTCTTCTCCCTCGGCCTGGCCGTGCCTTACCTTCTGGTCGGCCTCTTTCTCGACCGGGCGCTGCCAATCCTTAAACGGAACCAGGTTTTCACCGTCATCACTTCGCGCGTCTCCGGTGCAATGCTGCTTTTCTTCGCCGCTTTGCTCCTTAGCGGCCGCTTCACCCTTCTTACCAGTTGGGCGGCAAGAATACTACCCTTCTCCTTGTCCTTGGGAATGTAA
- the lgt gene encoding prolipoprotein diacylglyceryl transferase, with the protein MRPVLFTVGPFAIHTLGFFIALGAVAAILLTTREAERKGLSSERVMDLLVFVLLGGLLGARLGYIVVYAPGYYLANPLEALRFDLGGLSIHGGIAGGLLAALGYTRRHSLPFWTLADAAAPGLILAQAIGRTGCDVFGIPMARPWPWGVSSGGTLLHPAQVYEFLLDYLLLYFLWRRRTRVRFPGQLFLMYVIGFATIRGVVEFFRSNPVLFGPFTVAHAASLAFILAALAAWRRLAATPAPVPVSGSDVATGPAWRVALTTLVLAITSLLFFYLVR; encoded by the coding sequence ATGCGTCCCGTCCTCTTTACTGTAGGTCCCTTCGCCATTCACACCCTGGGGTTCTTTATCGCCCTCGGAGCTGTGGCGGCAATACTTCTCACCACACGCGAAGCTGAGCGCAAAGGGCTAAGCAGCGAGAGAGTCATGGATCTTCTAGTCTTTGTCCTCCTCGGCGGACTCCTCGGTGCGCGTCTAGGCTACATCGTGGTATACGCCCCCGGTTATTACCTGGCCAACCCTCTGGAGGCGTTGCGCTTTGACCTGGGTGGCCTTTCTATTCACGGTGGGATCGCCGGAGGCCTCCTGGCAGCCCTCGGGTACACCCGGCGCCACTCGTTACCTTTCTGGACACTGGCCGACGCAGCGGCCCCGGGGCTGATTTTGGCTCAGGCCATCGGTCGCACAGGTTGCGACGTGTTCGGTATTCCCATGGCACGGCCTTGGCCTTGGGGAGTCAGCAGCGGTGGTACGCTGCTTCACCCGGCCCAAGTGTACGAGTTCTTACTTGATTATCTGCTCTTATATTTCCTGTGGCGCCGGCGCACCCGGGTGCGTTTTCCAGGCCAGCTCTTCCTTATGTACGTGATAGGCTTTGCCACTATCCGCGGGGTCGTCGAGTTCTTCCGTTCCAACCCAGTGCTTTTCGGACCGTTTACCGTGGCCCACGCAGCAAGCCTGGCGTTTATCCTTGCCGCTCTTGCCGCTTGGCGCCGCCTGGCTGCAACCCCGGCACCAGTGCCGGTGTCCGGGTCCGATGTGGCAACCGGGCCCGCTTGGCGGGTGGCACTTACCACCTTGGTACTCGCCATCACTTCGCTCCTTTTTTTCTATCTCGTGCGCTAG